From a region of the Arachis ipaensis cultivar K30076 chromosome B09, Araip1.1, whole genome shotgun sequence genome:
- the LOC107616738 gene encoding DNA repair protein rhp54-like — translation MLQPEVKSQAMEVAKLIKDEDGVTAAVDAFHRHLPSELPLPTPSPVEDHPNALQWFFSSNIQVVLCALWWCIVFFSPLSKVLIVLYETFRMHSSKFSSSGSRDLLICDEAHRLKNDQTITNRALAALPCKRRILFSGTPLQNDLEEFCGS, via the exons GTGAAGTCTCAAGCAATGGAAGTTGCAAAGTTGATTAAGGATGAAGATGGTGTTACTGCAGCGGTTGATGCGTTTCACCGGCATCTACCTTCTGAGCTACCGCTTCCAACACCATCTCCGGTGGAGGATCACCCAAATGCTTTGCAGTGGTTTTTTTCTTCAAATATCCAAGTGGTGTTGTGTGCCTTGTGGTGGTGTATAGTGTTTTTTTCCCCACTCAGTAAA GTGCTCATTGTTTTGTATGAGACATTCCGAATGCATTCGTCAAAGTTTAGCTCTAGTGGCTCTCGTGACCTCCTTATCTGTGATGAGGCTCACAGACTAAAGAATGATCAGACGATAACAAACAGG GCATTGGCAGCTCTTCCATGTAAACGTAGAATTCTATTTTCAGGAACTCCTTTGCAG AATGACTTGGAGGAATTCTGTGGAAGTTGA
- the LOC107616737 gene encoding uncharacterized protein LOC107616737: MDCLSLPSFIWIPSTSKYEKHSNHQKKFRIAVSRRDTDAEFSLSFSCFPSFNAIHKTVPLAASIAIFSGHPLDILKKAQLLSPRAMVVDSIQTLDLINTWSEQNVKLNDAEDKLKDQEHQLKVQQKRIGSTKKTDELGTGSSNDEDDNISD; encoded by the exons ATGGATTGTTTGTCACTTCCATCGTTCATTTGGATTCCATCAACATCTAAGTATGAAAAACACAGCAACCATCAAAAGAAGTTCCGAATTGCGGTGTCTAGGAGAGACACTGACGCTGAATTTTCTTTGTccttttcttgttttccttcATTCAATGCTATTCACAAAACAGTTCCTTTGGCTGCTTCAATCGCAATTTTCTCTGGTCACCCCCTG GACATATTGAAGAAAGCTCAGCTTCTTTCCCCTCGTGCTATGGTTGTTGATTCAATACAAACTCTTGATCTTATTAACACT TGGTCAGAGCAAAATGTTAAGTTGAATGATGCTGAGGACAAGTTAAAAGATCAAGAACATCAACTAAAGGTTCAACAGAAAAGAATTGGTTCTACTAAAAAGACAGATGAGCTTGGGACAGGCTCTAGTAATGATGAAGATGATAACATAAGTGATTGA